Proteins from a genomic interval of Zingiber officinale cultivar Zhangliang chromosome 1B, Zo_v1.1, whole genome shotgun sequence:
- the LOC121977134 gene encoding alanine--glyoxylate aminotransferase 2 homolog 3, mitochondrial-like translates to MKRVLFRRFSSSSSSFSLNSRRVFSQSSAVASADENAAAAVLAKMPHFDYTPPPYDGPRSEEILRKRSEFLSPSMFHFYKKPLNIVDGKKQYLFDEDGRRYLDAFGGIATVCCGHCHPDVIEAIINQTKRLQHSTVLYLNNAIADFAEALASKMPRDLKVVFFTNSGTEANELAMMIARLYTGCHDIISLRNAYHGNAAGTMGATAQCNWKFNVVQSGVHHALNPDQYRGVFGSDGEKYAKDVEEIIDFGTSGRVAGFISEAIQGVGGILELAPGYLPSVYKTIKKAGGLCIADEVQSGFARIGSHFWGFEAHGVVPDIVTMAKGIGNGIPIGAVVTTPEIAHVLTRRCYFNTFGGNPVCTAAGHAVLKVLEKEKLQENALVVGSYLKDQLMALQEKHEIIGDVRGRGLMLGVELVTDRLKKTPAKTEILHVMESMKDMGVLVGKGGFYGNVFRVTPPLCFSKEDSDFFVDVMDISLSKL, encoded by the exons ATGAAGAGAGTTCTTTTTCGGCgattttcttcttcatcatcttctttttcCTTGAATTCTAGGAGGGTCTTCTCCCAATCTTCCGCAGTAGCGTCGGCCGATGAGAATGCCGCCGCCGCCGTCCTTGCCAAGATGCCACATTTCGACTACACGCCGCCGCCCTACGATGGTCCGCGGTCTGAGGAGATACTCAGGAAGCGTTCCGAGTTCCTCAGCCCCTCCATGTTCCACTTCTACAAGAAACCC TTGAACATTGTTGATGGGAAGAAACAATACTTATTTGATGAGGATGGTCGCCGCTATCTGGATGCATTTGGTGGTATCGCTACTGTTTGCTGTGGCCATTGTCACCCTGACGTAATTGAAGCAATAATCAATCAGACAAAACGACTTCAGCACTCTACTGTTCTATATCTAAACAATGCCATTGCAGATTTCGCTGAAGCATTAGCCTCGAAAATGCCTAGGGACCTAAAG GTTGTATTTTTCACAAATTCTGGTACCGAAGCAAACGAGTTGGCCATGATGATTGCTCGTCTTTACACTGGTTGCCATGATATTATATCACTCAGAAATGCATACCATGGGAATGCTGCAGGTACAATGGGTGCAACTGCTCAATGCAACTGGAAATTCAATGTTGTTCAG AGTGGAGTGCACCATGCTTTGAACCCAGATCAATATAGAGGAGTTTTTGGTTCAGATGGAGAAAAATATGCTAAAGATGTTGAAGAGATCATAGACTTTGGTACTTCTGGTAGAGTTGCAGGTTTTATTTCAGAAGCAATACAG GGAGTAGGTGGAATATTGGAGTTGGCACCTGGCTATTTGCCTTCTGTATATAAAACCATAAAAAAGGCTGGAGGACTTTGTATAGCTGATGAGGTCCAATCAGGATTTGCACGCATAGGAAGTCATTTCTGGGGTTTTGAGGCTCATGGTGTGGTGCCAGACATTGTCACAATGGCCaag GGTATTGGAAATGGGATACCCATAGGTGCAGTGGTTACTACTCCAGAGATTGCTCATGTTTTGACTCGCCGATGCTACTTTAATACCTTTGGTGGCAATCCAGTCTGTACAGCAGCTGGTCATGCTGTGCTTAAAGTGCTTGAGAAAGAAAAGCTTCAGGAGAATGCTTTGGTTGTTGGATCTTACTTGAAAGATCAACTCATGGCACTTCAAGAAAAACATGAAA TTATTGGCGATGTGAGGGGAAGAGGTCTGATGCTTGGGGTTGAGTTAGTCACTGATCGCCTCAAGAAAACGCCAGCAAAAACTGAAATATTGCATGTGATGGAGTCAATGAAAG ACATGGGTGTGTTGGTCGGAAAGGGCGGCTTTTACGGTAACGTTTTTCGAGTAACACCTCCTCTCTGCTTCTCCAAAGAAGACTCAG ATTTCTTCGTGGATGTCATGGATATCTCGCTTTCCAAGTTATGA